The window NNNNNNNNNNNNNNNNNNNNNNNNNNNNNNNNNNNNNNNNNNNNNNNNNNNNNNNNNNNNNatcaaggggctgtttggttcatgTCCATGTTTCAATCTGCCTGGCCTGGAGCTTGCCTGGAACCTGCCTGGGGTGTGTTTGGTTAGTGACCTGGGATTTTTCTGCCTGGTGAAGTTGCCTGGGTACGCTGCCTGGCTCCAGGCGTAGCAAATCGGACGCCTGGCCCTCTCCCCAACCTGCCTGGGCAAGATGGCCCCACTTATAATTTACTATACCCCATAATATATGGGCAAAGCACTTTCCCCTCCACCTCCACTCACGTTTCCCCTCCCCACAGCTCAcaatcttctctctctctttgggatTGTTCTTGAGAGAAGGGGAGAAGGAATTGCATGGGAAATTGATTATTGGCTTTGATTCTTCTTTCCCCCAACAATATTTCTAGTTCCTAGTCAGATCTGGTGAAATCATGAAGGTGAGACTGCAATTTTTACCCTATCATGTGTGCCACGATTTGCTGCCCCCTTCTCTGTTTATTTGTTCTTGTGATTAGAACTTGCTAGCATGAACGCATCTAGTGCTTCTTTTCATTTGGCTTCTTTTTTTTACTTGATTGGAAGCTACAACCTTCCAGATCTGAAGAAACCTCTTACTAGAGTAATAATCTAGCAGTACTTTGCATATATGTGTGCACGCATGTAATCTTAAATCTGGCATAGAACAATCTCTCTATTATTGGTTCTACTGACTACATATACGTACATCTCACTTGTTTCTTATACATTTATTTCATCTAATATTCAGATGTATACGGAATCTGTCCATTATGTTATCAAGAAACGACGGGCGTTAGGTGTTCTAGCTGTAATGTTGGCCATTGTCCGGTGGCGTCGTCAACGTAGACATTACAGTCTTAGAATGTCTCGAAGAAAGTATGGGCCATTGGTTGAtagagatctggagaggcaaaaaaagttGAATGACCTGTACAATTCAACCGATAAAAATTGCATCAGTCAACTCCGGACGACGGGGCCGCTGCGCAGTGGGTTTGATGATGTGAACAAACAAGTGATGCTCTCCCAATCTACTCTAGATGGCTTATCGGTAATTATCTCATACAAATTATCTATTTGTCGAgtgttcaactactgatgtggaactAACAATAAAATTCATGTAGGCTAATGATCGTGGAATTCTCTCTAAACCGATTCAGTTCTACGACAAGTTGAAGGAATTATTTAGTGGCTCGTCGGCAGATGGCTCTTTTATGCAAGACCCTTTCTCTGCAGCTGAAACTGACAATGATGATAAGGTaaaagatgacatgatgaatgATATGTCCACCTTTGATGAAGCGAAGGGTCCAACAGGTCATGACTCGGATAAATTAGATACAGATAGTGATGATTGTGAAGCGGTGGCTGCTCTTGCTGCAACTGATAGTCAAGTTTCCTCGTCCAATGTTTTTTTGACCCTTtaacagtaggagaacctcctactGTTTTTGTATTAATATAAAGGGGGTAACACTTTACATGGGGAATTTTACATGATGACTTTACAATTCACCCTTCCTTTGGGAGGTGNNNNNNNNNNNNNNNNNNNNNNNNNNNNNNNNNNNNNNNNNNNNNNNNNNNNNNNNNNNNNNNNNNNNNNNNNNNNNNNNNNNNNNNNNNNNNNNNNNNNNNNNNNNNNNNNNNNNNNNNNNNNNNNNNNNNNNNNNNNNNNNNNNNNNNNNNNNNNNNNNNNNNNNNNNNNNNNNNNNNNNNNNNNNNNNNNNNNNGGGGACTTAAGCTATAGAGGAGAGGATGAGTGGGATGAGATTTTTATGCTTTTCCTTAACCCTATAGGTAAGGAGAGAAAAATCAGTCTTAAGCCTATCCAACCATGAAGTCTTTGAGGGCATCATCCCCCTGAAATGTTTGTTGCTGCGTTCCTTCCAGATACTCCATGCGGCCGTCAGGAATAGCTCCATGTTGCAGGCGAGGTTGTCCCTGATTCCACGTAATTCCAAGGCTGGACCAACATTCAGTACTGAATTGACACTCAAAAAAGAGGTGTTCCAGTGTTTCCTCAATGTGCAGCCCACATAGGATGCAATCATAGTCATTTCCTATATTGTAATGTCTCCTCTTGAGCATATTTCGCGTGTTCAATCGGTCAGAAAGGAGCAGCCATCCAAAAACTTTAATTTTCATGGTGGATTTTCCTCGTCCAATGTTGCGGCTCTAAAGCCTAACAAGAAAAGTTTCAAAAAAAGTGCAAAGCCAAATACTCTGCCACCACCACAAAATGATAAAGCTAAAAGGTCAAAGCCAAGATCATCTCAAGCATCACAAGATGACACTAATATGGATGTGCTGCTCACAAGTACTTTGATAGGCATACGAGAAACCCTTGCAAGTCCAGTACAGACTGTAGCCCCAAAGGACCCAAATGCTCCTTTATGGGACATGCTCAAGAAGATTCCGTTGCCACCTGATGAGAGGATGTCGGTCGGGATGCATCTATGCAAGCCAGAATTTGCAGTCCATCGAGGTTTTCTTGTCAACATGGGTCAAGAATACCTGGAGCGTTGGGTGTATACATACTTATCTTATCTGACAATTATCCTGCTGGCAAACGTGTCGGCGATGATCTTGTTGGTAACCTTGGAAACAAAGATCCTGCTAGTAACCTTGGCGATGATCCTGCTGTTAACTCTAGCCCTTTCTGAGTAAGATTGATTGGTGGTCTACCATATTGTTGGATCCTTTTGGTTGCAAAACACTAGTTTCTAAGTAGTCAATGACTAGCTTTTGGCTATGCACAACTGATGTCTAAGTAATGGCTGATGGTGGTATTATTTTGCTACAGCCTTCTGCTTAGTTTCCAAGTAGTATCAGCATGCATGATATGATTATTAGATGCTAATGTGAAAGCTGTGTTGCTTTCTGACTTGGATAAGTTTCTAGGTAGTATCAGGATGAATACATAATTAGACTTCTGGTTATGTTAATTCCACAAGGATAATTTGTGTATCTCTTGCATTCCAGATGTGCTGGACAATGAGTATTAATCAAATGTAATGCATTGTGGTTATTCAACAGCAATGTTGCTGTGTATCGTCAGAGTTATAAAATCATTTGCCTTCAGTGTTATGCTTATGAAACTTCAGATTATTATTACTTTTTGCTTATCAAATTATTTGGCTTTGTTATGCTTTTGAAAAGTCCGACCAtatttatttatatttatatttagcATATGCATATCGGTGATCTCCAATCCCAGGCAATATAGCAACCAAACACTGCCTGGGCCATTTATCCACACAAGCACGTTCCCAGGTCAGCAACCAAACGCAGCCTAGAAACATGGTCGTGCCTGGCCAGGCATTTTTTGCTGAGATGTCCATGCAACTCCCAAGCAGCTATTTTGCCCAGGCAAACCAGTGAGGACACGATCCAAACACACTCTTAATTCAGGTGGGGGGTGAGTGCGGGTTGAATCAGGCAAACGGCAGGGGGTTTTGTGCAAAACTACACGCGCTGACCGGCCCAGCCAATTGGCGAGTTCTCATTGGCCTGGGACTAAAACATCACATTGGATGCAAGTTGAGGTATGGATTGGTCTAGTTTTGCAAGTTTAGGACTAGATCATCACATTGGATGCAAGTTAGGGTACCTGGGATGCTATTACCTCCATTATCATGGGGTTCACGACAAGATCCATCACCCCAGCCAAGGACAAGTTCACCAGATTTGGTGTGGGAGAGTTGCCAGAAGATGGCGTAGTTCCAACGAAGGCTTTTACCATCAGCTTCAACTAGGTCCTGGAGTTTATTTTGCAAGCCCACCAACGCAGACGCTGCTACGAGATTTTCAGATATGGCACCTCCACCTTTCGTCAGATATGTGAAGGCATCTAAGCCCAACACAGAAGCGCAAAGGGATTTGTCCTCCTCAGTCCAGGACCCTCTGGTGCCTTCCTCCTCGATCTCTGTCTTCATCAGTACACTACCTGCTCAAAGTGGTAGGAGTCAGGTCACATTAACAAAATAGCCACATATAAAAAGGAGAAAGCAAAACAAGAAGGGCTGCACTGGCGTGCGAGCTAGCGCCCTATGCCAGTAATCGCTCCCACGCAGCCCCAATATCATCGTGACCGGGAGCGGAGAGATGCACATCCGATGCATGAAGTGGTCAGACTGTGTGGTGGTATCGCATGCTATAGCGTAAAAGCAAAGTTCATGCCACATATTTCCCCAGAAGATGAGTGCATGTCCTTTGATTTCGAGAAAGTGTGCGTCGTTGATCACTCACTTTCGATAAACAAAGTCGCACAGGACCACCCAAATTCCAAGCAGCATGCAACAAATTCAGTGTTGTACCAAATTTCACTTTTATCATTTATGGAAAAGTTGAAATTTGTCCAGTTACTACTGAAAAAATATAGGGGATTTTTTAATTCGGCAAAAAATGTGCCAACAACTGCAATAATCTTACAGTCATAGGCCAAATAGTACCATTCTAGCTATGCTTATTTTATCATAAAGTGAATGCAAAAGAACAGTTTATCATGTCGTCTCCACCTTCGGTATGAAGCCATTAGCAACTTAAAACATTTTTCTGAATGTTTGGTATCAGAACATCAAATTAAAGGTTGATGCATATTTTATTACTTTGTCAATAGAAATGCCCGATCAGTAAGGTGCTGGATCTACGGCGGATCTAGATCTGGATGGTGTACCAGGTATGCACCAGCACACCTAGAAATTGTGTAGATCAGTGGGGACTAATTAGTGGGTGAAAACAAGCTCATACCTCAAAATCCGACGGCCAAAGCTTGCGGGCGTGACCGGGACAGCAGGGAGGcgatgagcatgaacaggaacggcGAAGCCGGCAACGGTGGAGGGGTTTGAGGGGAGGCGTCAGCCGGCGGTCGTGAGCTATGGGCATGGCGGTGGCTTGTAGGCCACGCGCGCACGCGGTGGAAGAGTAG is drawn from Triticum dicoccoides isolate Atlit2015 ecotype Zavitan chromosome 4A, WEW_v2.0, whole genome shotgun sequence and contains these coding sequences:
- the LOC119284689 gene encoding uncharacterized protein LOC119284689 isoform X2; its protein translation is MKMYTESVHYVIKKRRALGVLAVMLAIVRWRRQRRHYSLRMSRRKYGPLVDRDLERQKKLNDLYNSTDKNCISQLRTTGPLRSGFDDVNKQVMLSQSTLDGLSANDRGILSKPIQFYDKLKELFSGSSADGSFMQDPFSAAETDNDDKILHAAVRNSSMLQARLSLIPRNSKAGPTFSTELTLKKEVFQCFLNVQPT
- the LOC119284689 gene encoding uncharacterized protein LOC119284689 isoform X1 — encoded protein: MKMYTESVHYVIKKRRALGVLAVMLAIVRWRRQRRHYSLRMSRRKYGPLVDRDLERQKKLNDLYNSTDKNCISQLRTTGPLRSGFDDVNKQVMLSQSTLDGLSANDRGILSKPIQFYDKLKELFSGSSADGSFMQDPFSAAETDNDDKVKDDMMNDMSTFDEAKGPTGHDSDKLDTDSDDCEAVAALAATDSQVSSSNVFLTL